From the Candidatus Krumholzibacteriota bacterium genome, one window contains:
- a CDS encoding Trm112 family protein, which yields MAIKKELLEILACPKCKGGVACDDSGEYLVCDKCRLQYPIEDDIPVMLIEKAVKMD from the coding sequence ATGGCGATAAAAAAAGAACTTCTGGAAATTCTGGCATGCCCCAAATGCAAGGGTGGAGTTGCCTGCGATGATTCAGGAGAATATCTGGTTTGCGATAAGTGCCGGCTGCAATACCCTATTGAGGATGATATCCCGGTGATGCTTATTGAAAAAGCTGTTAAAATGGATTGA